The Lysinibacillus pakistanensis genome includes a window with the following:
- a CDS encoding GNAT family N-acetyltransferase has protein sequence MVIMLAQLKDAPIIHDVMLQAFKEYEHATPPSSALNETVESIKEDMERGENAFIAYLGEQPVAMVRFTFSEHSVYFFRLSVIPSKQGHGLAKALLKKLEHQALANGKMISKCKVRMSVPRNIELYRSLGYVITKEEKSENLNGFSLSIATMEKQLTK, from the coding sequence ATGGTGATTATGTTAGCACAATTAAAAGATGCACCTATTATTCATGATGTAATGCTACAGGCATTTAAAGAATATGAGCATGCAACACCGCCTTCAAGTGCACTTAATGAAACCGTTGAATCGATTAAAGAGGATATGGAAAGAGGAGAAAATGCCTTTATTGCTTATCTCGGTGAGCAGCCCGTTGCAATGGTAAGGTTTACATTTAGTGAGCACAGTGTTTATTTTTTTAGATTATCTGTTATCCCTTCAAAACAAGGACATGGCTTGGCCAAAGCATTATTGAAAAAGCTTGAACATCAAGCACTTGCTAATGGAAAAATGATTAGTAAATGTAAGGTTCGTATGTCTGTCCCTCGAAACATTGAGTTATATCGTTCATTAGGTTATGTTATTACAAAAGAGGAGAAGAGCGAAAATCTTAACGGCTTCTCTCTTTCTATAGCAACGATGGAGAAACAGCTTACTAAGTAG
- a CDS encoding YfiT family bacillithiol transferase has product MTDLRYPIGQFQFPEIVTVQQVKEWIEDIRVLPRQLAEELSGASEQALAKTYRENGWTVTQLVHHIADSHMNSYIRFKLALTENVPTIKPYNEVEWAQLPDSELPVATSHKLIESLHERWVYLLSSLTEEQLQRAFNHPDSGLLTLEKAIALYAWHGKHHLAHIQNALAK; this is encoded by the coding sequence ATGACCGATTTACGCTATCCAATTGGGCAATTTCAATTTCCAGAAATAGTGACAGTACAGCAAGTAAAGGAATGGATTGAGGATATTCGTGTGCTACCTAGACAGCTAGCGGAGGAACTTAGTGGAGCAAGTGAGCAAGCATTAGCGAAAACTTATCGAGAAAATGGCTGGACTGTAACACAGCTTGTCCATCATATCGCTGATAGTCATATGAATAGCTATATTCGTTTTAAATTAGCACTTACAGAGAATGTACCGACGATTAAGCCTTACAACGAAGTGGAATGGGCTCAACTCCCAGATTCAGAACTTCCAGTAGCGACATCCCATAAACTAATCGAAAGCTTACATGAGCGCTGGGTTTATTTACTGTCCAGTTTAACAGAAGAGCAACTGCAAAGAGCGTTTAACCATCCTGATTCAGGGTTACTGACACTTGAAAAAGCCATAGCTTTATATGCTTGGCATGGAAAGCATCACCTTGCTCATATTCAAAATGCTTTGGCAAAATAA
- a CDS encoding FecCD family ABC transporter permease, which translates to MKKTNIMAFSIVAASPFLIVMIALVSVMYGTKDISAITIWQAISAFDPSNVDHQIVRTGRIPRIAAVLLVGAFLAVAGAVMQGITRNYLASPSLMGVNDGSAFVITLAIVFFPGLPNYQMILLSMIGSALGAGIVFGFGSLIRNGLSPVRLAIIGTVIGTFLSSIATAIAMYFQVSQTVSVWYNTKVHMVDMDMLLLAIPFGLIGLVLALLSAKAITITSLGEDIAIGLGQKTTAVKIISMLAVVCLTGTAVALVGKIAFVGLVIPHITRFLVGVDYRFIIPCAAVIGSFFLALCDVLSRFVNFPFETPIGVLTALVGVPFFLYLVRKHGGEKRA; encoded by the coding sequence TTGAAAAAAACAAACATAATGGCATTTTCAATAGTAGCAGCTTCTCCATTTTTAATTGTGATGATAGCATTAGTCTCCGTTATGTACGGTACAAAGGACATTAGCGCAATCACAATTTGGCAGGCGATTTCTGCATTTGATCCCTCGAATGTGGATCATCAAATTGTTAGAACTGGTCGTATTCCCAGGATCGCTGCAGTTTTATTAGTGGGCGCATTTTTAGCAGTAGCTGGCGCCGTTATGCAGGGGATTACACGAAATTATTTAGCATCACCTTCCTTGATGGGTGTAAATGATGGCTCAGCATTTGTAATTACGTTAGCTATTGTATTTTTCCCAGGTCTCCCTAACTACCAAATGATTCTACTTTCTATGATTGGTTCGGCATTAGGAGCTGGGATAGTTTTTGGATTTGGTTCATTAATTCGCAATGGATTATCGCCTGTACGTCTAGCAATTATTGGTACAGTTATTGGTACATTTTTAAGTAGTATAGCTACTGCCATTGCAATGTATTTCCAAGTATCTCAAACCGTAAGCGTATGGTATAACACGAAGGTACATATGGTGGATATGGATATGCTGCTGCTAGCTATTCCATTTGGTTTAATCGGTTTAGTCCTGGCCTTATTATCAGCGAAGGCTATTACAATCACTTCTTTGGGTGAAGATATTGCCATTGGGCTTGGGCAAAAAACAACAGCGGTGAAAATCATTAGTATGCTAGCTGTCGTATGTTTAACAGGTACGGCAGTTGCACTTGTCGGAAAGATTGCCTTTGTTGGATTAGTTATCCCGCATATTACACGCTTCCTTGTTGGGGTAGATTATCGTTTTATTATTCCTTGTGCGGCGGTAATTGGCTCGTTTTTCCTAGCACTTTGTGATGTGCTTAGCCGTTTTGTCAATTTCCCATTCGAAACGCCAATTGGTGTATTAACAGCATTAGTAGGGGTTCCATTCTTCTTGTATTTAGTTCGTAAACACGGGGGTGAAAAGCGTGCGTAA
- a CDS encoding alpha/beta hydrolase: MIERQSSDYLTEQRSSKFTNYMYTINIYVPQCEAPEGGFPVLYVLDGSSYFQLVKEAVRLQSRNAPKTGILPAIVVGIGHGADMQERRFYDFTGQAETYIYPARFKGKGYERHGGAENFSRFLEEELKPEILANFPINKEQQTLFGHSLAGYFVLWQLFHQTSSYQCYIAISPSIWWNEHELLHHASAFIKDNQEIKAKLFIGVGELETFMVDDAQQFADKLQNVMDISFYEGREENHASIVPTIMSRAIRFVNKNK; this comes from the coding sequence ATGATTGAAAGACAATCGTCCGATTATTTAACAGAGCAAAGGTCCTCCAAATTTACGAATTATATGTACACAATCAACATCTATGTACCTCAGTGTGAGGCGCCAGAAGGAGGCTTTCCTGTTTTATATGTATTAGATGGGTCGTCCTATTTCCAACTTGTCAAGGAGGCAGTGCGTCTGCAAAGTCGGAATGCTCCTAAGACAGGTATATTACCAGCAATCGTTGTTGGCATTGGTCATGGAGCTGATATGCAGGAACGACGTTTTTATGATTTTACGGGACAAGCCGAAACCTATATTTATCCTGCAAGATTTAAAGGAAAAGGCTATGAAAGGCATGGTGGAGCCGAGAACTTTAGCAGATTTTTAGAAGAAGAATTAAAGCCAGAGATTCTGGCTAACTTTCCTATAAATAAGGAGCAGCAAACACTTTTTGGGCATTCACTGGCAGGTTATTTTGTGCTGTGGCAATTATTCCATCAAACGTCCAGTTATCAATGTTATATTGCTATTAGTCCTTCCATTTGGTGGAACGAACATGAGCTATTACATCATGCATCAGCATTTATTAAGGATAATCAGGAAATAAAGGCAAAGCTGTTCATCGGAGTAGGTGAGCTTGAAACCTTTATGGTGGACGATGCACAGCAATTTGCAGATAAATTACAGAATGTCATGGATATCTCCTTTTATGAGGGACGCGAGGAAAATCATGCTTCCATTGTTCCAACTATTATGAGTAGAGCAATACGCTTTGTGAATAAAAATAAATAA
- a CDS encoding FecCD family ABC transporter permease — translation MRKKASSVFVMTASILILFILGASYLHITNGVFDMSVMDVIKTLLRIEPNPKFDLVIFEFRLPRIVIAALVGVGLGMAGVVLQGITRNGLADPGILGINAGAGAAVVIFMFFFQLRLVTADMSSWLSILMMPLFGFVGGAIAAILIFSFALKNGHLDMQRLILTGIAINSGFGALSLFLSLKMSAQDYESAAVWMAGSIYNANWIFVVTMLPWLILLGIYVHRKSYLLDYFQLEEDSITSLGIAVEKEKMKLLLASVGLVSACVSVSGSIGFIGLMAPHIAKQLVGIQHRYVMPVSALIGAGLLILADYIGKTVFAPSELAVGIVVSIIGIPYFLYLLVKSKA, via the coding sequence GTGCGTAAAAAAGCCTCAAGTGTATTTGTTATGACCGCTTCGATACTTATTTTATTTATTTTGGGTGCCAGTTATCTTCATATTACAAATGGCGTATTTGATATGTCAGTGATGGATGTCATCAAAACATTGCTACGTATTGAGCCTAATCCCAAATTTGATCTTGTTATTTTTGAATTTCGTTTACCACGTATTGTCATAGCTGCCCTTGTTGGTGTTGGCTTAGGTATGGCAGGGGTTGTTCTACAAGGTATTACACGCAATGGTCTAGCGGACCCTGGCATTTTAGGGATCAATGCTGGAGCTGGAGCAGCTGTTGTTATATTTATGTTTTTCTTTCAATTACGTTTAGTGACTGCAGATATGAGTAGCTGGTTATCTATATTAATGATGCCCCTATTTGGATTTGTCGGAGGAGCAATAGCTGCTATACTAATTTTTTCCTTTGCTCTAAAAAATGGTCATTTAGATATGCAGCGATTAATTTTAACTGGGATAGCCATTAATAGTGGATTTGGAGCATTATCATTATTTTTATCATTAAAAATGAGTGCCCAAGATTATGAATCTGCAGCAGTTTGGATGGCTGGCTCCATCTATAATGCTAACTGGATTTTCGTAGTAACGATGCTGCCATGGCTGATTTTATTAGGTATTTATGTGCATCGTAAATCGTATTTACTGGATTATTTTCAGCTGGAAGAGGATAGTATTACTAGTCTAGGGATAGCGGTTGAAAAAGAGAAGATGAAGCTACTACTGGCAAGTGTTGGTTTAGTCAGTGCCTGTGTCTCGGTATCAGGTAGTATTGGCTTTATTGGATTAATGGCACCACATATTGCGAAACAGCTTGTTGGTATACAGCATCGCTATGTTATGCCGGTAAGTGCATTAATTGGTGCTGGCTTATTAATTTTAGCTGATTATATTGGAAAAACAGTATTTGCACCATCTGAGCTGGCAGTTGGTATTGTTGTTTCTATTATAGGAATTCCGTACTTCTTATATTTATTAGTGAAATCAAAGGCATAG
- a CDS encoding ABC transporter ATP-binding protein: MQTAFRMENLSSGYEQVRVFEGLNLTIEEGKVTTIIGPNGCGKSTLLKTIGRILKKQQGTVYLQDQNMQNLSTKDIAKKLAILSQTPIAPGQLKVEELIAYGRYPHRNNVNRLTKKDEEMIEWALTVTNTIEFRDRDLAQLSGGQRQRVWLAMALAQETNILLLDEPTTYLDMAHQLEVLEIVKSLNEEHRCTIVMVLHDINHAARYSDHLIAMRQGVVMKTGTPQEILCVDVMRQVFNIDARIMEDPVTKTPVCYGYDVLKEVHQ, encoded by the coding sequence ATGCAAACTGCATTTAGAATGGAAAATTTATCTTCTGGTTATGAGCAGGTTCGGGTATTTGAAGGTCTTAATTTAACAATTGAGGAGGGCAAGGTTACAACCATTATAGGACCAAATGGTTGTGGAAAATCCACATTGTTGAAAACAATCGGTCGAATATTGAAAAAACAACAAGGTACGGTTTATTTGCAGGACCAAAATATGCAAAATCTATCTACAAAAGACATCGCAAAAAAGCTAGCAATCCTTTCACAAACACCTATAGCTCCTGGACAGCTAAAGGTAGAGGAGTTGATTGCCTACGGTCGCTATCCGCATCGGAATAATGTCAATCGCTTAACAAAAAAGGACGAGGAAATGATTGAGTGGGCCTTAACCGTTACTAATACAATTGAGTTTCGCGATCGAGACCTTGCACAGCTTTCAGGAGGTCAACGTCAGCGTGTATGGCTGGCAATGGCACTTGCACAGGAAACAAATATTTTATTGTTAGATGAGCCAACGACCTATTTGGATATGGCACACCAGTTAGAGGTGCTAGAAATTGTGAAAAGCTTAAATGAGGAGCATCGTTGTACAATTGTGATGGTCTTGCATGACATTAATCATGCAGCACGTTATTCTGACCATTTGATCGCAATGCGTCAGGGTGTTGTGATGAAAACAGGAACACCACAAGAGATATTGTGTGTGGATGTGATGCGTCAGGTATTTAATATTGATGCACGTATTATGGAAGATCCTGTGACAAAAACACCTGTATGCTATGGCTATGATGTGTTGAAGGAGGTTCATCAATGA
- a CDS encoding ABC transporter substrate-binding protein encodes MNKYFKMCAPALLALSLAACGSDKAEESNTSSNNAAETSATESQTNEANTQTISYLGEKYELPAKVNNIVAASLESMEDAAMLGIKPVGVLEIGGKVPSYLASEFEGAKLVGNKMEPNAEAILNLDPDVIIGTSKFPEETAEKLNKIQTMIPYSHISTNWKENFTLLAQLTGKEEDAKKIIADYDAKVADAQAKSKEQLTDKQVLVIRVRGGVMYIYPAGVYLNPILYEDLGAPIPEILKTTKAQAELSLETLAQVNPDAIFLQFEESENADAPKALEDLQKNPIFESLKASQNNQIFVNAIDPLAQGGTAWSKVKFLDIAVEKLLK; translated from the coding sequence ATGAATAAATATTTTAAAATGTGTGCACCTGCTTTATTAGCTTTATCCTTAGCGGCATGTGGATCGGATAAGGCAGAAGAGTCAAATACATCTTCAAATAATGCAGCAGAAACAAGCGCGACAGAATCACAAACAAATGAGGCCAATACTCAGACAATCTCTTATTTAGGGGAAAAATATGAACTTCCTGCTAAAGTGAATAACATTGTAGCGGCAAGCTTAGAGTCCATGGAGGATGCTGCAATGCTTGGTATTAAGCCAGTTGGGGTACTTGAAATTGGCGGCAAAGTTCCTTCATATCTTGCTTCTGAATTTGAGGGTGCTAAGCTTGTGGGGAACAAAATGGAGCCGAATGCAGAAGCCATCCTTAATCTTGATCCAGATGTAATTATAGGTACTTCCAAATTCCCTGAAGAAACTGCTGAAAAGCTTAACAAAATTCAAACGATGATTCCATATTCACATATCTCTACAAACTGGAAGGAAAACTTCACTTTACTTGCACAGCTTACTGGTAAAGAAGAGGATGCTAAAAAAATCATTGCTGATTATGATGCCAAGGTGGCTGATGCACAAGCTAAATCGAAAGAGCAACTTACGGATAAACAAGTATTAGTTATTCGAGTACGTGGCGGAGTAATGTATATTTATCCGGCAGGCGTTTACTTAAATCCAATTTTATATGAGGATTTAGGAGCACCAATTCCTGAAATTCTTAAAACAACAAAAGCTCAGGCGGAACTATCTCTTGAAACATTAGCGCAGGTAAATCCAGATGCAATATTCCTTCAGTTTGAAGAATCAGAAAATGCAGATGCACCAAAAGCATTAGAGGATTTACAAAAGAATCCGATTTTTGAAAGCTTAAAGGCATCACAAAATAATCAAATTTTCGTGAATGCAATTGATCCGTTAGCTCAGGGTGGTACGGCTTGGTCTAAAGTGAAATTCCTAGATATTGCAGTAGAAAAATTACTTAAATAG